One Myxococcales bacterium genomic region harbors:
- a CDS encoding DUF1565 domain-containing protein translates to MSPSGDDGNAGTKEKPLKTIGKALQSGRGRVVVCEGEFSGSLDITTAVEIYGGISCDFKKAGAKPKVLASKPGYGIKVEKVAGAVILADLDVVGMNAAAPSESSVGVFVTESANVKLLRSRVEAGDGADAPAARDGSFTLAARAPDGQMAVANTGGAAGDTGACPGGGSSKGGKGGDIGLEGQDGMPRPPGGAKGPATADCAVTGTGFGGTPGTPGMDRAGQPRSPP, encoded by the coding sequence GTGTCGCCTTCGGGAGATGACGGGAACGCAGGGACGAAAGAGAAGCCGCTGAAGACGATCGGGAAGGCGCTTCAGAGTGGGCGTGGACGAGTCGTGGTGTGCGAGGGCGAGTTTTCCGGTTCGCTCGACATCACGACGGCAGTGGAGATCTACGGCGGCATCTCGTGTGACTTCAAGAAGGCCGGAGCGAAGCCCAAGGTGCTCGCGTCGAAGCCTGGCTACGGGATCAAGGTCGAGAAGGTGGCGGGTGCGGTGATCCTCGCGGACCTCGATGTCGTCGGCATGAACGCCGCGGCGCCCAGCGAGAGCAGCGTCGGGGTGTTCGTGACGGAGAGCGCGAACGTGAAGCTGCTTCGGTCGCGGGTGGAGGCAGGAGACGGCGCGGATGCGCCTGCTGCGCGAGACGGGAGCTTCACGCTTGCCGCACGCGCACCGGATGGTCAGATGGCCGTCGCGAACACCGGCGGCGCGGCGGGAGACACCGGGGCCTGCCCGGGTGGCGGGTCGAGCAAAGGTGGCAAGGGCGGGGACATCGGACTTGAGGGGCAGGACGGCATGCCTCGGCCACCGGGCGGAGCCAAAGGGCCGGCGACTGCCGATTGTGCAGTCACGGGAACCGGATTCGGTGGCACCCCCGGCACACCGGGAATGGACCGCGCCGGGCAACCCCGGTCGCCACCCTGA
- a CDS encoding DUF559 domain-containing protein, producing MRFLFPSLRHERNFLTPCAQHSRRHPTASERILWEALRGRRLGVKFRRQVVLGATIVDFFAPEPRLVVEVDGTSHVGREWRDRERDAYLARYGVRVLRVKAWHVERALPAVLVRIRAALG from the coding sequence ATGCGGTTTCTCTTTCCGTCACTTCGTCACGAGCGCAACTTCCTTACGCCCTGCGCGCAGCACTCGCGGCGTCACCCCACCGCGTCGGAGCGCATCTTGTGGGAGGCGCTGCGTGGGCGAAGGCTCGGCGTCAAATTCCGGCGCCAAGTCGTCCTCGGGGCCACCATCGTCGACTTCTTCGCCCCCGAGCCGCGGCTCGTCGTCGAGGTCGACGGCACGTCCCACGTCGGCCGCGAGTGGCGCGACCGCGAGCGAGACGCGTACCTCGCGCGGTACGGCGTGCGGGTGCTCCGCGTCAAAGCGTGGCACGTCGAGCGCGCGCTGCCCGCGGTGCTCGTGCGCATTCGCGCGGCCCTCGGGTGA
- a CDS encoding helix-turn-helix domain-containing protein: protein MLARWTVALLERELASADERRAVLARHGVMLDALLAADARLSHGTACALWEELTAEHADPLLGVRFARALSENLEVRLLPHDPALERYLVPSAEHLLERLPRGDDLLAALEVAIVSALPSGTVTIERMARELGVGVRTLQRRLRSRSKTFQEVVDAVRRSVAERVATRPGLSMKEAAFLLGFADPKSFRRAKDRWQRRES, encoded by the coding sequence ATGCTCGCACGGTGGACCGTCGCGCTCCTCGAACGCGAGCTCGCGAGCGCGGACGAACGTAGGGCCGTCCTCGCCCGGCACGGCGTGATGCTCGACGCGCTCCTCGCCGCCGACGCCCGCCTCTCCCACGGGACGGCGTGTGCCCTGTGGGAGGAGCTCACGGCCGAGCACGCCGATCCGCTGCTCGGGGTGCGCTTCGCGAGGGCTCTCTCGGAGAACCTCGAGGTCCGGCTCTTGCCGCACGATCCGGCCCTCGAGCGGTACCTCGTGCCGAGCGCCGAGCACCTCCTCGAGCGCCTGCCACGGGGAGACGACCTGCTCGCCGCTCTCGAGGTCGCGATCGTCTCCGCGCTCCCTTCGGGCACGGTCACCATCGAGCGTATGGCGCGCGAGCTCGGGGTCGGCGTTCGCACGCTCCAGCGGCGCCTTCGCTCGCGCTCGAAGACGTTCCAAGAGGTGGTCGACGCCGTGCGACGGAGCGTCGCCGAGCGCGTCGCGACGCGACCGGGCCTCAGCATGAAAGAGGCCGCCTTCCTGCTCGGGTTCGCCGATCCCAAGAGCTTCCGTCGCGCCAAGGACCGTTGGCAGCGCCGCGAGTCGTGA
- a CDS encoding DNA internalization-related competence protein ComEC/Rec2: MDAALLLGVALAAGAVCVARGPLPVVACVVVLAAALVAWRGRAGLALGLVLATALGAARAHVAIVDARAAAAQVPTAPPGKPRLLPCEGEGVVAVSPTRRAAATRLVLDEVRLACDAADPAGSSLRPLVGRVVLYADAEGEGEGAALGRGDRVSFVASLGPPQRFAVPELGDDEPGSARGLVVLSGGAADVLRVSRGRGLGAHIDAARAHVRARIDATFPAGANGLARALVLGESDLDGDDARDFRESGLSHLLAVSGMHLVVAVNGLVGVLAALLARVRWLALRAPPVRVASFVGVVFCWIYCDFSGSSGSAVRAACMLSVALGAVALGRRVRPLRALGVSIVLVALVDPLAAYDVSFVLSAGATLGLVALGRPLGAALAERGPKVVRAVMASLATTVAASVPCAPILLRMGPAISLGGLVANLVAVPVGEVAALPLCLGHALLSPLPAAERGAALAGGGALVVVRALAHATASSRLGRIALPRPTDAELGAVAAVWLLVGLWPRANDAVVAPRLRSVALVGAVLVGLVSEVVARRQGAPVGVLRVTFVDVGQGDAALVDLPSGDAVLIDAGGLVGSPTNPGERVLAPLLRARRRDRLAAVVISHPHPDHFLGLAEATAGLRVDEAWDTGEVESSEPSASPFGPHVYAATLSALRARGTIVRRPPSLCGKHDVGGAIFEVLAPCPGPSSARGTNDNSFVLRITYGARSVLFVGDAEHTTEEDLVKREATRASLRADVLKVGHHGSRSSSTPAFVDAVAPSHVVVSCGVRNRYGHPHVQTLATFAARPLAVHRTDLEGTVVFETDGDRFSVRGSR; the protein is encoded by the coding sequence ATGGACGCGGCTCTCCTCCTCGGCGTGGCGCTCGCGGCGGGCGCCGTGTGCGTCGCGCGTGGCCCGCTGCCGGTCGTCGCGTGTGTCGTCGTGCTCGCCGCGGCCCTCGTCGCGTGGCGGGGCAGGGCGGGGCTCGCGCTCGGGCTCGTGCTCGCCACGGCGCTCGGAGCCGCGCGCGCACACGTCGCCATCGTCGACGCCCGCGCCGCCGCCGCGCAGGTGCCCACCGCGCCCCCCGGCAAACCTCGTCTTCTCCCGTGCGAAGGCGAAGGCGTGGTCGCCGTCTCTCCCACGCGCCGCGCCGCGGCCACGAGGCTCGTGCTCGACGAGGTGCGCCTCGCGTGCGACGCGGCCGACCCCGCGGGCTCGTCGCTCCGACCGCTCGTGGGCCGGGTCGTGCTCTACGCCGACGCGGAGGGAGAAGGGGAGGGCGCGGCGCTCGGCCGAGGCGACCGCGTGTCGTTCGTCGCGAGCCTCGGACCTCCTCAGCGCTTCGCCGTGCCCGAGCTGGGAGACGACGAGCCGGGGTCCGCGCGTGGGCTCGTCGTGCTCTCCGGAGGCGCGGCCGACGTGCTTCGTGTGTCGCGTGGTCGCGGGCTCGGGGCACACATCGACGCCGCGCGGGCTCACGTGCGCGCGCGCATCGACGCGACGTTCCCAGCGGGCGCGAACGGGCTCGCGCGGGCCCTCGTTCTCGGCGAGTCCGACCTCGACGGCGACGACGCGCGCGACTTTCGAGAGAGCGGCCTCTCGCACCTGCTCGCCGTGTCGGGCATGCACCTCGTGGTCGCCGTGAACGGTCTCGTCGGCGTGCTCGCGGCCCTCCTCGCGCGCGTGAGGTGGCTCGCGCTCCGTGCCCCACCCGTGCGCGTCGCGTCGTTCGTGGGTGTCGTATTCTGTTGGATCTATTGTGATTTTTCGGGTTCGAGCGGTTCGGCCGTGCGCGCCGCGTGCATGCTCTCGGTGGCGCTCGGCGCCGTCGCGCTCGGCCGGCGTGTGCGCCCTCTCCGCGCGCTCGGGGTGTCGATCGTGCTCGTGGCGCTCGTGGATCCTCTGGCCGCGTACGACGTGTCGTTCGTGCTGTCGGCCGGGGCCACGCTCGGCCTCGTGGCGCTCGGGAGACCGCTCGGTGCGGCGCTCGCGGAGCGCGGTCCCAAGGTCGTGCGGGCGGTGATGGCGAGCCTCGCCACCACGGTCGCGGCGTCCGTGCCGTGTGCGCCGATCCTGCTCCGCATGGGGCCCGCCATCTCTCTCGGGGGGCTCGTCGCGAACCTCGTCGCCGTCCCGGTCGGCGAGGTCGCCGCGCTGCCGCTCTGCCTCGGGCACGCCCTGCTCTCTCCGCTCCCGGCGGCCGAGCGTGGCGCCGCGCTCGCGGGAGGTGGCGCGCTCGTGGTGGTCCGCGCGCTCGCCCACGCCACGGCGTCGAGCCGGCTCGGCCGTATCGCGCTGCCCCGCCCGACCGACGCCGAGCTCGGGGCGGTGGCGGCCGTGTGGCTCCTCGTCGGTCTCTGGCCACGCGCGAACGACGCCGTCGTCGCGCCACGCCTTCGCTCCGTGGCCCTCGTCGGTGCCGTGCTCGTCGGCCTCGTCTCGGAGGTCGTCGCGCGCCGCCAAGGGGCCCCGGTGGGCGTGCTCCGGGTGACGTTCGTCGACGTGGGCCAGGGGGACGCGGCCCTCGTGGATTTGCCGAGCGGAGACGCTGTCTTGATCGACGCCGGGGGCCTCGTGGGGAGCCCGACGAACCCCGGCGAGCGTGTGCTCGCGCCGCTCCTCCGCGCACGCCGTCGCGATCGGCTCGCGGCCGTCGTGATCTCGCATCCGCACCCCGATCACTTCTTGGGCCTCGCCGAGGCCACCGCGGGTCTGCGCGTCGACGAGGCGTGGGATACGGGCGAGGTCGAGTCGTCCGAGCCGAGCGCTTCGCCCTTCGGCCCCCACGTCTATGCCGCGACGCTCTCGGCGCTCCGTGCGCGAGGGACCATCGTAAGGCGCCCTCCTTCGCTGTGCGGAAAGCACGACGTAGGTGGCGCGATCTTCGAGGTCCTCGCGCCATGTCCCGGGCCCTCGAGCGCGCGCGGCACCAACGACAACTCGTTCGTCCTCCGCATCACGTACGGCGCGCGGTCGGTGCTCTTCGTGGGGGACGCCGAGCACACCACCGAAGAGGACCTCGTGAAACGCGAGGCGACGCGCGCGTCCCTCCGCGCCGACGTGCTCAAGGTCGGCCACCACGGGAGCCGCTCGTCCTCGACGCCCGCGTTCGTCGACGCGGTCGCCCCGAGCCACGTGGTCGTGTCGTGTGGCGTGAGGAACCGCTACGGCCACCCGCACGTGCAGACCCTCGCGACGTTCGCCGCGCGGCCGCTCGCGGTCCACCGGACGGACCTCGAGGGCACCGTGGTGTTCGAGACGGACGGCGACCGCTTCTCCGTGCGGGGCTCACGCTGA
- the add gene encoding adenosine deaminase, whose amino-acid sequence MTKTLSLELIEKLPKTDLHVHLDGSLRLSTILELADKEKIVLPASDEDGLRKAMNLGRNCGSLVEYLKAFDVTLRVMQTADALTRIAYELAEDAARENVRYMEVRYAPMLHTQRGLKLTAVVEAVLEGLRAAQERFGIESAVIICGIRNVSPESSLEMAELAVAYKGRGVVGFDLAGAEYDNPAKHHRTAFQLVRDNNINVTIHAGEAYGPESIAQAIHVCGAHRIGHGCRLRENGDLLHYVNDHRIALECCPSSNVQTGAIRDLPSHPLKLYKALGLRVTVNTDNRLVTDTTVSKELYLCHTHLGFTLEDLKAIVLSGFKSAFLPFHVKQQYLRKVSDELRLFTDDGILAPPPGSPSSRHLIEAAPSGPAIAKA is encoded by the coding sequence ATGACGAAGACACTCTCGCTCGAGCTCATCGAGAAGCTCCCCAAGACGGACCTCCACGTTCACCTCGACGGCTCGCTTCGTCTCTCGACCATCCTCGAGCTCGCCGACAAAGAGAAGATCGTCCTCCCCGCGTCCGACGAGGACGGCCTCCGCAAGGCGATGAACCTCGGTCGCAACTGCGGCTCGCTCGTCGAGTACCTGAAGGCGTTCGACGTCACCCTCCGCGTGATGCAGACCGCCGACGCGCTCACCCGCATCGCCTACGAGCTCGCCGAGGACGCCGCCCGCGAGAACGTCCGCTACATGGAGGTGCGGTACGCGCCCATGCTCCACACGCAGCGCGGGCTCAAGCTCACGGCGGTGGTCGAAGCCGTGCTCGAGGGCCTGCGCGCCGCGCAAGAGCGCTTCGGCATCGAGTCGGCCGTCATCATCTGCGGCATCCGCAACGTCTCGCCCGAGAGCTCCCTCGAGATGGCCGAGCTCGCGGTGGCCTACAAGGGCCGCGGCGTCGTCGGGTTCGACCTCGCCGGCGCCGAGTACGACAACCCCGCCAAGCACCACCGCACGGCCTTCCAGCTCGTGCGCGACAACAACATCAACGTCACGATCCACGCGGGCGAGGCCTACGGCCCCGAGTCGATCGCGCAAGCCATCCACGTGTGCGGAGCGCACCGCATCGGGCACGGGTGCCGCCTCCGCGAGAACGGCGATCTCCTCCACTACGTGAACGATCACCGCATCGCGCTCGAGTGCTGCCCCTCGTCGAACGTGCAGACCGGCGCCATCCGCGATCTGCCGAGCCACCCGCTGAAGCTCTACAAAGCGCTCGGGCTCCGCGTCACGGTCAACACCGACAACCGCCTCGTGACCGACACCACGGTGAGCAAAGAGCTCTACCTCTGTCACACACACCTCGGGTTCACCCTCGAGGACCTGAAGGCCATCGTGCTCTCGGGCTTCAAGAGCGCGTTTTTGCCCTTCCACGTGAAGCAGCAGTACCTGCGCAAGGTGTCCGACGAGCTCCGCCTCTTCACGGACGACGGCATCCTCGCGCCGCCCCCCGGCTCGCCCTCCTCGCGCCACTTGATCGAAGCGGCGCCCTCGGGTCCGGCCATCGCGAAGGCGTGA